A single Mangifera indica cultivar Alphonso chromosome 20, CATAS_Mindica_2.1, whole genome shotgun sequence DNA region contains:
- the LOC123204372 gene encoding uncharacterized protein LOC123204372 translates to MDLSSILIHGEETENKRQPMLPTNGASSSHSIKGKDVVAVVPDEGAEFRNPFSQEVISLTRRRIEDMLRNSEKIRNSVQFFSAMRLPNTISSISSRYMIPEIVSIGPVNSKKSDHLLQFEDYKWFFLDKFLRRCEKDHRDLGSLILEMQSLEARTRDIYSDYKQIYEMPSEDLIQMMLLDGSFLIELLCYLSRDEIPNDPILVQPFLIPVLARMFLNLRTNFLCSFSRHCSINLTINLRSLPWNSSIFPGQLSVNHGNDQTYASTHSMHCVTELKLSGIKFTQRKTPETFLDIKFKNRVLQIPAITFNEMMKTVLINCVALEQSRERHIKYIADFSNDLGRNTQCVRGSYLSDEIKNVEAYYNNDRTSLPRNYFTTKWRVLHVFAASFLLKCPYVLVQDNYLESVSVSIAYTGTETL, encoded by the exons ATGGACCTCTCATCTATTTTGATCCACGGTGAAGAGACAGAAAACAAACGGCAACCCATGTTGCCCACGAATGGAGCAAGTTCAAGCCATTCAATTAAGGGCAAAGACGTAGTAGCTGTAGTGCCAGACGAGGGTGCTGAATTCCGAAATCCATTTTCGCAAGAAGTAATCTCTTTGACGAGGCGTCGTATTGAAGACATGTTGAGAAATAgcgaaaaaataagaaattcagTCCAATTCTTCTCCGCCATGCGACTTCCTAATACGATCAGCAGTATCAGTTCAAGGTATATGATACCTGAGATTGTATCAATCGGTCCTGTCAATAGCAAGAAAAGCGACCATCTGCTTCAGTTCGAAGATTACAAATGGTTCTTTCTTGATAAGTTCCTTCGCCGGTGTGAGAAGGACCACAGAGACCTGGGCAGCCTTATTTTGGAAATGCAGAGTTTAGAAGCTCGTACTAGAGATATTTACTCAGATTATAAGCAGATCTACGAGATGCCAAGTGAAGATTTGATTCAGATGATGTTGCTTGATGGCTCCTTTCTGATTGAGCTCTTGTGCTATCTCAGCCGAGACGAAATTCCCAATGATCCCATTCTCGTTCAGCCATTCTTGATTCCCGTTCTTGCCAGGATGTTCTTAAACTTGAGAACCAACTTCCTTTGTTCGTTCTCACGTCATTGTTCGATCAACCTGACGATAAATTTAAGAAGCTTGCCTTGGAATTCTTCAATCTTTCCTGGACAG CTGTCAGTCAACCATGGCAACGATCAGACGTACGCATCAACACATTCGATGCATTGCGTAACGGAACTGAAGCTATCAGGAATCAAGTTCACGCAAAGAAAAACACCTGAAACCTTTCTggatataaaattcaagaaCCGGGTTCTCCAAATTCCAGCTATCACATTCAACGAAATGATGAAGACTGTGCTGATAAATTGTGTGGCCTTAGAACAGTCTCGAGAACGCCACATCAA ATACATTGCAGATTTCTCCAATGATCTTGGAAGAAACACGCAGTGTGTCAGAGGCAGTTATCTTTCTGATGAAATTAAGAATGTTGAGGCCTATTACAATAACGACCGGACAAGTTTACCGCGCAATTATTTCACTACTAAATGGAGAGTCCTCCATGTCTTTGCTGCCTCTTTCCTCTTG AAATGTCCATATGTGCTTGTTCAAGATAACTACCTGGAGTCTGTGTCTGTATCCATTGCTTATACTGGGACAGAGACATTATGA